Below is a genomic region from Henckelia pumila isolate YLH828 chromosome 3, ASM3356847v2, whole genome shotgun sequence.
gtaatttaaattcaatgatttgacttatataagataaatgattaatgatttgattgatgtaaaataaataattaatagatgaataaatagtATGACGAGAAAAAAGTAAAATTGAATAGTATAAATTATGCATAAGCTAATAATACTCGTGCCAAACCATACCAAATTGACTAATGAACGACAAAAAAAATGAAGGAAGGCGCAAGTTGCCGTACGAAAATACCACAAATGGTAATGAATATCTGGAATTATACTTATAGGcgaaatattattataatactCGTTCCTCTAATGCTCTCCAAGTCTCAACTTCattttcataatattttattaaatgagcAATCTAAATTTTTGTATATGAAGAAGAACATAATATTTTCATACAACTACAAATTATATGATACGAATAGGGGATATTCACGTACCAATCTCCTTAGTAAATAGTTTCTGCCAAAGATGTGGTTGCCACCGATTTATTAAATatcatttaattaatataaaaatttacaaaaatacaATAAGATTTTAAAGAATATAGAATTCCTGTGCAATTTAAAACAATCGTAAAAAAATCACATAAAAGTGGAATATACAGGCATGTtgtgttattttaaaatatctgAAATTATTATAGCATCGTGCAGAATCTTATGTCAAAAAAACCCAACAATCTATTCAATAATAATGAGAGAATCGAAATTTGTCATTTGtagaatttcaatcaaaatttGTAAGACAATTTAAACACCATCATATATAGTGGATGAAGTGTTCATTGACTACTCACAAAAAATATGAACTTCAATGCGAAATCCAATTACAAATGTTGCCCGGATTCGGCTATCGAATCACTTGAGCCCCTCATATTTTACGAGGAAGTCACACCGAAACAAATGGTTGCTTTGAACGGTCacccaaaataaatataattgtaGCTAATTAAAAAGAAACAGCACATACGGCAACGGCATTATTCGTGTTGTTATTATGTCCTTCGAGTGGCTTGATCCAAAATCGCCCCACCGGTATTTTTGCATAAGGCATATGCTTCTGTTGAGAAAGTTCTTTATTGCCATTTCTCCATCAACTGGGCTAATGCATGGAATACTTTAAACAATGCACGGGAAAAACTGTAACTGTACACATGAATTGCAGGTTGAAGAAGAGAGAGAGAAGAAGGATCTCACATTTCATCTTCTTGATCTACTTTGGAACACTTCTTTGACCCATGTTTCGGGAGCcttgcttgttttattccaatATTCAATCTTGGAACTGCCGTCTTACATTTGGATAGTGAGACAAAAGCATGACCAACAGCCAGAATGCCTACTGCCAAAACTCGATGCACGGATTCCATAATAAATCTTAGGAGAATGTTGAGCCCGCAATGGAAAGATCTCCCATGATCTCAATCTCCTAAtcaagttctagaatttgttacTCGTATGTTCCACAGGCTAACTTACATACTTCTCGTCTTTAGTTGGATCAAAATCTCAATGCGACTTCACCAAGTAGCCTATCGAGAAAGATGTGGTTGGTTTCATCCACAAACATGCAATCCAGCGCATCTCAAAACTTCATTGCCAACTGTAAATGTAACAGTAAAGCAAGTATTAGTGTCCTAACACATGATTTGTTTAAGTATATAATACACACAAACAACCTTTTGCATCACTTACCCTCCATGTAAGACAAATTAACATACAAGTGTATGTGCAGATCAAACTGTTCTGCAATCTATCCACGATATCCCTCCCATGCCTTTTTGTTTTCACATCTGGGACAAACTGTAGGAAAGGACAAGACTCATTGGGTGATTTTCATGCTTAGGGATCGCATTTCATTCCTCAAAACTGCTGAGATGTTACTAAGCCAATAAACCCAACCATTCTTGCCAGAGAAAGGGGTGGTGTAAATATTCAACAAATGTAAATGCCTGCTGAAGGTCCAGTAAAGTAGGTAGCAGGCATTTTCTTCCAATAAAGCTCTCAAAACAGCCACTTAGGACCCACCTGCCATAAAAAATAAACATCACCCTCAATATTAACGAATTTCTCAGGAGTGCCATGGCCAGTATGACGTGAAAAATAAAACCTGAAAATGGGACCACTTCTAATGTGTTTATAGAATCACAGGAATGCTAGTAGAATATACAACTGAAAGGTGCAGTGGGGGTTGATTGCAAATTTAACAAAACGAGTAAGAGACTTCAAAGTAAGTTGTTAATAGCAAACGATGAAAACAACTATCGTTCTCCATAACAAAATTAGCAAGTATCTACTTCTTACAGAGACCAATAAAAGAGTGCTACAATTATTAAGTCAGCCCTTTTCCACACTGCTATTTCCCAGCAATTGCAGCACAAAATTTTATACAACAAGAAAGTATTTACAATATATCTTCACTGTACTGGCTCCTAAAAGATAGCATAAATAAACAGCTGCAGATCagcaaaaccaaaaaaaaaaaaagttatttaTATAGCTTGTCATTACaagaaatcatttttttatgGATATAAGACACCAGCTAATTTTATTGGCAACAGTAACTTCACGGGGCAAATTGGCACTGATAGTGTCGTGGTGAGTTTCATGTGGACGGATATGAACAAGCCGCATATATCAATAACCACCACCTTGTTACAAAACACAAATGctcgttatttatttattttggatcAAATACTGATCTTGAAAATATATCCAAGTAGCATTCAGGTATTGCCCTTGGAGAGTaacttaaatattataaaacctAAAAGTTCATTTTTCAGCTCAAATGTGAATAAATTTACCAATATTTTTTGTGGCTGAACGTCAGTGCATTGATTTTCCGATCATGTTACATCATTTTTCCGGTAATCTCGGTTAATTCAAACCCTCTATTTAGCATCTCTTCCATCCATATTCTTGCCTCTGCAGTCCGGCCAACTTTGGCTAAACCATGCACAATTATATCATAAGTCCATTTATTTGGCACATATCCTTTTTCAActaatttatcaaaaaattcACAAGCACAATCCATTCCTTTCATGCTTAATCTTCTCAACAGCATATTGTTAGTATATATGTCAATAGGGAAGCATTGCTCAATCAGCTTTTCCACATCTTCGACGTCATATCTTTCTTCAGCACAGCCAGAAAAAACACCAATCACATGCCCCAACATCCAACTCACAGGTGGTAAATTTTGTTTATGACTCGCGTAAGACCAAGCATCATATAATTTCCTACCTTTCAATGCATGTAACAGAAAAACGTTACCAATAAAGGATGAAATTGGGCGACCAATTCGAGTCATATTATTGACCGTATCTACAGCTTTATCAAAATGCCCCATTTCACAAGATATCTTTATAAGTTCCTCGTAACATTCAATAGTTGGTCTTAACTTGGTTGCCAGCATCTTGTCCAATATTTGTGATGCATGCTCAGGTCTTTTGGCTTTGCAAAGACCAATAATCATGGTGTGCCACAGCTTTCTCTTTTTCCTTCTCGTGGACAAACCATGGAATAAATGGAAAGCATGAGCAATGTTTCCGTTCCTTAGATAACTATTTAACAGCAGGATCTCAGACTTGAAGTCTGGTTTAAGACCAGTTCTACCCATCAATTCATATACTTGCATAGCAAATTCAGGCTTCTTTGCTTGCCCTGCACCATAAATGAAGAAGTTGTAGATTCTCTGTCTGGATGATCCTCGATGAACCAAAAGCATCTCAAGTAGTCGGAAAAATTGCTTCTCTGGGTCATCCATTCGGCACAAGCAGCAAATGACATCTCTAACCAATTTTCTAGCTGGGCTATATCCTTTTTCTTGCATTTCAATAAGTAAtctggccgcaacatctcctCTACTTGACTTACTAAAGCCATTAATCAGGCTCTCGTAAGCACTCCTCTGAGATGGTTTATTTAATCTATTGAGCAGGCTGTGTATCAAGTATCCTTCTTCAACCCTCCTCACCCTACAAAGAGCCGATATGAACTTGCTCACAAAATTATTGGGCATTATATCCCGGTCTAATGCGAAAAGAACCAACTCCTTCATCTTATCAAGCTGCCCTTCTCTGCAAAGAGCATCACCTATAATGGATAAGGTCTTCAGCCCGGGCAAATAACCCTGTTCTACAGAATTTCTCAACACAGGATACGCTTCTTCAACACCGCCATCACCCAAGAGAGTGTTGATAAGATAATTATACGTCATACTACTAACAGACAGGCCAAACTCCTCCCTTGAATCGTACAAGCCCATCGCAATGTCCATCCTTCCCACCTTGCATAAAAAACACATGATAGCATTCATGGTGATATTATCTGGTGCAATTTCACTCTCTTTCATCTCCTCCAACAAATCGTACACTTCCTCTAGCCTATTCTCCCTCAAAAGCCTACAAATCAGTATGTTATAACGCAAAACATCCGGAACATACCCCTCAACCGCCTGTTTATCTTTCAAAAACTCTAGTGCACCATCCAACTTCCCCACACGGATAAGACTCACTATCCATGTGTCATAAGCTTGCTCCATCGATACGAAACCCATCCTTCGAAACTCCTCAACTATCAAAGCAGCCCTATCAAATTGATGATTCTTGCACAAGGCGTCTACATAGGTAGTCACAGCATCCCCATTCAATTCTGCTCTATTATCTGCAGCAAGACGACGCAAATAAGCCTCACCCTTCTCTAACTCATTCTGCTTACAGTAACTCTTTATCACGATTGAATGAGTGAACTCATTCTGATATCCCCGGGCTTTAATCTGATTTGCAATCGTCTCCACCACATCAAAATAACCCTCCTCTACAAGCGAATTCATAAGCACATGGTACGCGAAGCCATCCAAGTCATAGCCTTGGAAACGCATTCTGCCAAACAGTTGGAGGGCGGTCTCGGGTTTACCAGCTAAAGCATAACCAATCACCAACACATTAACATATCTAACTTTATAAATGTATCTCTGCTTCATATAATTCTGCAAGAAGTCTAACAATACCGACATAAGCTTGGCCTTGGACAAAATCCGGAAGATGGCATTGAAAGTGGTTCTCGTATGGTGGAACCCCGGCTGCCGACCCGCCCAATCGAACAGTTTCAAGCAAGAAAGAATGTCGTTCTTCTGGTAACTCAACAAATCAAGAAGCAGGGCCTCGGAAAGGCTTAAATTCAATCGAGAGAGGGCTGCATCAGTGGAGGCATCATCGTGGGTGCGGAGGATTTGGAATACACGGTCGAAAATGGGGTCCCTCCGGGACATGAACCAATCACGGAACTGAGAGATGATGTCGTTGGGATGTATACTCGATGGGAATCGATCAGAAGTGGTGGGATTAGAAGGGCTGACGAGATACGATGGAGATGCATAATTGGACTGCGGTTGCGCCGCCGATAGGAGAGCTGCGGGGGTCTTCTTGACGGAGGCGGACGAAGGAGAGTGGAGGAAGGCTCGCATCGCCATAGCCGGTTTCCTTCTTTTGCTCAGCATGGCTTTGGCTTTGGCTTTGGCTTTGGCACAGGGGAAATGGGAACCGAGAGCTGTTGGAGTATGAGCTCTCAATTGGATCTTCAATTAGGCTCCGATTCCCCATTTATGGTTCCGAACCGGGTCCAAGATTTAGGCCCaactaatttaaatttaaaatttatcttaTCCCTCCAATGAATTGGATCAACTCGTGAACACAAGTCAAACGTTATATAACATGTGGTCATTGGGGAGGAATTGTTCGAAAGAAACCgatgaaaatcaaactttcgAAAAATACCCTCGGCAAATTTAGTTTATTCTAACTAGTTTCTAGTTTTGACATTTAACCGGTGAGTTTATAACTAACGAACTATAactcattattgtttttttttccccaaaatCGCCTATTGTGGCGGAGGCTTAGAAGTTAGATTCGACAATTCATTACATTTTGGCACAATAGCACAATTTTTTTCGGCATACGAGATATGATTTTCCATTAAAGGTTGACAAGGGAGAAAAATGAATGAATTATTTGACCGAAGTGATGGGATGAAATTACTTGGTTTTTATTCAATAGTTGATCTTGCTCCtataattattttgaatttataaaagAGTTTTAAAGAATAAGGATAATATTTCTTCAATCTCCAATTTTTCCTTTAAATGTGTATGAATCATAGATGAGAAGGTAacaaaatgaataaaatattaaatagttTTTTGTCATTACTTTTAAATTCATCAAGTTCCATTTACTATATTTAAGTTTGTATTTTGtactatcattttttttttttatttttttgaagtaAAAGAGGAGGTTGTTACAATTAGATCTCGAAGTCGAGACCTCGTCTGCCACTTGAGACATTGGTATCGGATGAGTTTACATATCATCGACATCATCGATCTATTATTATTAGTTCGAAAATTGTGTAAAATTGAGTtaaatatagtataaataaataaatgtttctAAATCTAATTAAATATGGTTTTATTTGCTAGTTGTTTTATGTTAAATATAGAATAAATTACTGTTACattataaaatagtaaaatattatgtgatattgtcGACACAGTTTTTCATTTAAATATCAGTACATTATTATAAACTTGATATCAGCTCGATTTGGGTCGATCGGTTGAGTGGCTTTTCATAATGTTTGATCACCCTTGGAAAATGGAGCAACTTTTTTACCATTTCTGAACAAAGAAAGATTTTATGAAGACATAAAAAATAAGGGGGGAAGGTTTAAAATATGTTCAAATTTGATTGGTACTTTAGTAGAAGATGTAGCATTTGGTTTAGTAGAAGATGTAGCATGACATAAACTAAGGGAGTATttgcaaaatattattttttttagaagtgattaaatttataaattataaaaaaagttaagaaaaatcaaaagttggtagtgtttgaaaacaaatgtgaaaatctaaaaatcaaagttgggtagtgtttgataaataagtgctTAAAATGATTTTAACATTGATctttttattaaaatcatttTTGGAGGATCATATTCACAACATGACTAGTTTTTGGATTATTAAGTTaaacataagctaacacataattttaatttaaaaaacacacaaaaattatttttctaagccaaaatctaataatcatttttttaacaATTACAAACACTCTATAACAAAATTTTATCCCAATTTAGCGGCAACCTTTACTATTTGCAGTTGcaggattttatttttataatcacCATCATTTTCCTATTTTTCACTATgaaattttaaagaaaattattTTCCTATAACGCAGCACCCGTCTAATAGAAAAAGTCagctttaatttttaaatttcaaaactcCTTGACCAATTCGGTGACTTAGTCCAACGTCTTCCTTGTACAGAGGAATTAGTTTAGGAGTTTGTTTGTAATCTTTTGTATATAATTACATTATTGAAATGAGAATACAACACACAATTTCACCATTCTCTGTATCTCCCttgtggtatcaaagccataaCTTTTTTTCCTTCGTCTCATCATGGCAACCACCGATTCTACCCACAATACAATTGCTTCACAAAACAATTTAGTTAGCTTCAATGTTGCTGCCCAAACTCCATTAAAACTCACCTTCTTACCGTCTGCCCGATAGCCACTATATTAATAAATAGCATCTTTCAAAGAAAATTGTTCCATGGCATATGAgttcttttatttattaaacaTGCATCTTTATGACAACTACATGATTTGCAAAATATATGAAACTTCTTTACAGTGTGTTTGGAtgtctaaaaaataaaatttagaattGGATTTagatttggaattggatttggattttaaaatccatgGAATTAAAATTCCATTATGTGTTTggcaaaaagttaaaatatattttaaaatttgatagtataaattttggataaataatattttaactttttgaaATCCTATGAAATCTCACCAAATACCAATCCCGTTTTGAAATCTCCAGTTGCCAAACACTAAAacgatatttttaatttcaaatccCGTCCAATTCCCGTGATCCAAACACAgtgttaatattttttaaatgtccCCGTTATCAATGTGTTCCATTTATTTTTgtggaaaataaaataaaaactcatatATGGCCTTTCATGTGAGAAAAAGATGACTCTTACCTAATTACATtttgtgcaaaaaaaaaaaaaattatatataaatctcTCTAATTGTCTCAATTTGTCAAGAAGAGCaactcatgaaaataaattttggaaCTTCAAATTTACACCTCAGAACCTAAAGAAAGGATGCACAAACATAATTTGAAACGTTATTTCAAGGCAAACACAAAAATTTATCAATCCAAAAACAGTATTCAGTTACAAGGTAAGATGTGTTTTTCTGCtgcaaatttataaattttgtctgtaaaatttaaaatagttaTTTCAACAGACATTTCAAGTTAAGTTTCTAGCGCAAATATACAGCCTTTGAAACTACACTGAGGATCAACCATTTCCTTATCGCGGCCAGTTAATGCATTTAAGATTTAGAACTAAATTCCCAGAAAATGTTAATTCCTAATTCTGTTTTGAAAATTAGTAGAAAACATATTTGGTTGATTTCAGATAAACAGACCAAACAGAAAGCCGATCAAATTTCAAACTTGAGGTTCCTTGGTGATATTACGTTGGTGCTCTTCAAGAACCTGAACTCCTGGCTTTTCTTTGCCATTGCCAGATACGGCTATCTTGTGGATTCGTTCTTGAATCTTCGTCACGCCTTCATGCACAGGTTCGATGGCCTGATTTATGGTCAACACTACATCCTCAACAACCTGCAGTTCACAAATTATTAGCGTAAAAGTTTAGGTAACAGCACTTTCTATGCAGGTCATGTGACCAGTAGAAGAGCCAGAAATTTGAGTCAGCGAGGCAAAATTCATACCTTTTATCTACGTATATGCAAAGTTATTTGAATCAACTGGAAAATCTAAGAGAATCTATGTGTTCCTAGTGTTTTAGAAATTGAAGGGTGATGGAGGATCTGACCTTTTGTCCTCCTTCGACGACGATGTCCTGAACGCTCTCTTTCACGCTTGTTCCCGGGGCCTTAACCtcggtttctttcttttcaacaaGTGCTGGTTTTTCCTCGTCTCCTTCTTTCACCTTAACAACAGCTTTTGTTTCTTGTGTGGTAATCTTTCCATAGTCGGATGGTAGCACGACATGATATGGTTTTGCGGAGAAGACAAAGATGTGAGCAATAGCTGCAATGGCCATCTGGCCCCAGGACAAATAATGTATATTGAATCTCCCaaacaaatatataaaatagCAAATATGTATTCACTTGAATGTTAAATCAGATATCATATCCATATCTTGATATCTTAATTTCCATAGCTAGTACCTCTATGCATATTAGAAAATCTTGCATTCCGGTTTTAAATTTCCCGTCGTTGGGCAAAATTCTGAAAGAACATAGCAAGACAATGCCCACACCTTGCCACCATGTTGCAAATACAATAGCCTTAAAGCTAATGAATTTTGCAAGTGGTCGTATCGGCGCTAGTTTTTCATGTGCTACGTTATAAAATTGAACGAGGCAATACAATGCCCACATCTGACTGAAATTCAATACGACTGTTATATATGGATACCTGCAAGAATGAGAGAGAGTTAGGCCTGTAAACTAggcaaaaactaaaaaaaaaattgaagagaaaaaaaagTAAGCATAAAACAAAGTGCCCCCACAATGAGTTACATACAAGCGACTTAAAAGAACGCcaaataaatatgattttattagaGAATGGCAAGATAGCATACCCATAGTACCACTTAAATTGCCCATCGCCATACACTCCGCATAGCTCGAGAACGATGGTCAAGAATGCACATAGAGTCTTCAAAATCATCTGTGCAAGTCGGAGACAAATATAATTATGTCAACAAGGGGAAAAAACAACTGAGAGTATGGCAGGGGCATTTACATATTGTACAAGACCAAATTTTATGATTGTGAACAGGTCTTTCCCAAGCACATGCGGTCGGCGGACAAAGTTGCAATACTTTCTCTGTTCCAGTCGAGGATCCTTTTTTCCCTCCAGCAACGGCTTGCTGATCTGTTTCTTTGCTTCATTTTCAAGAAAATCTAGGACCCTCAGTTCACCACCTATTGCATTTTATGGTGAGACGAGCAAAAGATAAATCTTCAGAGCAGAGTTCAAAATAAATTGATATATCATAACATATCGGACATAAATTTAAGGATTCATTtgatttacaagattaagtgtgCAAGTTATTTGTTAAATTCAAATAACATTAAAACACTAGCATCAAAGTCATAGAAATACAAGAATTTATGACCAGAATAAGGTAGCAGAAATCTATCAAATGCGAAAAAGGCAAGCGTATAATTCCTGAATTTTCAGAGCTCAAAACCGGTAGAACTATGCCATACTTACCAAGGCATTCAATCAAGTAGCTTCCAAAAGCATAAAGGGCAAATGCTTCATAGCAGCTTCTCAATATGTCACAAGCAAGAGATAGCTTCGGGTAGCACAATGATATGATCTAGAAAAACAGGTTATAGATTGcataacataattaatcaaccAAATATGTGAATAAGCTGATAAATGtgcaaaaacaataaaaaaattcaccTAAACAGAATTCCAGTCATTCCATTTTTATTTGTAGTTACTTTTGGATTGAGTTTTCTTTTGGATGAAGATTTGGCTGATTGTGTTTCTGATCTCTACCATTCTTACTTGAATAATGATGATATGTTTCTGATAGTTGTATGGTTACTAGGACATTGCTTGTCAAAGGTGAAAATAGAAAATTAAAAGCAGTAATGACTTGAGTAAACATGAGGTAAGCCTGACTTAAGAAGAATTGTCACGATCCCAACACGACACACTCCTTAATGAACAATACATACGAGTTGCATGCATACATGCAGATATAAAATATAAAGATTGTTTAAACATTTATCTCGATaaactttatttaatttatttttataaaaagaaGATCTAGATTCTAGATGTATGGAGTGTAGAAAATATTTCATactaaaaactcaaaattttgtACCAGATGAACATTCACTGATTGTTAAATTTTGTGTATTAATGATTTCCAAAATTGTTTCTTGtatcatttatttaaaattgagCTCAATTCAAAAGTCCACGTTTGAGACCCCAAATTAGTTATACAGAATACGGATGTTTTTGCACCCTTGAAGTGGTGATAAATGTATGATAAACATTTGATTCTGTAATTGTACTTCATTATCTTTTTGGTCAAAGTTGGGATTGACCCGAGTTTTGAGATTATGAATTTGGAGTTCTCTTGATATATAGAGAGATATTCATAAATCTAATTACTGGAGAGAAGGAACACCGTACACAAGACTTTACAAAAAAGATGGACTTCTCTCATTCACTACACGCAGGCTTGAAGAAAATAAGAACGAAAAACCAAGTAGTATACCAATAATAGGATAAAAACAGAAAAACTCACTGATTCAGTTGCATATGCTGGGACCATAAAAATAACAGCAACGATCCATTTTTGCTCCTGCAACATAACCAACATGAGATGATGAAAATTTGAAGTAGAATTTATCATTGAAGCAAACAAGAAGGTGAAGAACTAACTGCAGGGTTGTTATATGTTCTGAGGTGTCGAAACGTCAAGAAAAGAGAAAGGATCAATGATATGAAAACAAAGAATCCAGCAATAATGATGGCCGGCACGTGAAGATGTCTATACGGATGTTCAAATGGAAACAAGTAGGTTGATTCCATGCCACATGCATCTTCTGCGGCAGTCTCTTTATACTTGTGATTTCAAGGTTACCATTACCTGGAAAAATCAATACCATTTAACCGATTAAAGAGGCAGAAACTTTTATTCAGAGAGACTCTAAGCCGATCATTGTGACACAGAATTGCTTCTAACGAATGGGCAGCAAGTAGCATATTTACATGACACGAAAAACCAAGGGCAATTGTCAGGATGGGTAAGAAAAATCATCGCATCAACCAAAAAATTCTCGACAAGGTATATTTCTCGAAAAAGTTCTGTGTATAAGACATAAACAACATCActcattaaaattaaaattctaaatCCACAATGGAGTGAAAATTCCTCTTGTAATTTTATAATGCAGGTTTTCCCCCTGCATGTAATTCCTATATAACACAACTTCTGCTTAAAACTACATCCTCCGATAAGCAATTATGAATTCCATTTTGGAAGCTAGGCAACTATAGATTTCAGACTTTACAATGTACATAAGAAACTTCAGCTCACTACTTGATGCTGAGAAATTCCTTTATTCTCCGAGACTAGGGGTCGGAACTCATGTCGGGTCTGAATGCTAGTTTAGGACCATTCGGAATTGTCATATGGCATAGAAGCAAAGAAATGAACTGGAAACTACTAGTATCTTGAGATAACAAGCTCTAACATCATCATTGAATTAAGGATCAAGGTCTTTGGAAAAACTACTTGAGTAAAGTAAAAGGAACAGTAGACAGCAAATTTATATAGTTGGCcaaaaactttaaatttttttgcatTTCGTCATGAAATCAACTTTAGTCCCCATCGAACTATGGATAATGTCACAATCACAGTTATTATTAAAGTTACAGGCTGAATTTATCCTACAAATTTACACTTCAAAATCATTCAACCGAGATCACATCTTAATGCAGTTAAAACACTATACATTCGCCAAAAGACCAAAATTTCTAACAGGAACCATCAACAAGCAAATAAGCCACTGATTCAGAGCGAATAACACCAAATTGAAGATTGCACGTGGTTTAGTGGCTGCTAAATCTCGATTTACGAAAGCGGAAAACACGAATCTGCCAACATAAATGTACATATACATACTGTCCCAAATTCAGGCAGTGAAATCCCAACAGCGTTCGCTCCAGAAATCTGAAATCCCCTTGATTGCGGAAACTGAGAATTTTGCAGACAGAAACGAAAGCTTGTATGGGTTTTGATCGTTGGTTGGTTGGTTGGTGGTGTCTTGCATGAAAAATCGACACGTTTCGGCAGAGGGGACACGTTGACGTTTGGGCTCCAAATCCCAAAAATGGTGTAATCGGGTCGAAATGTTCTACACAAATCCACGACCAACTCGACTAAACTCGGGACCGAATATGTTCAAATACACACGGAGTATGATCTTTGATTCCCGAATATTGTGGTCACGGGTGggaaaaaatattgaatttttggTATATTGAGGTTATACTATcgaaaaaatatcgaatttatcttattttttaTATACAGTTTTTTTTATACGGTACGATAATGATACCAGTCTTTTAGGTAACagtatgaaatttgaaaatttcgaTATATACCGGTATAtcgaaatattatataaaaatttaaaaatatataatatttttaaataataaatttataaataaggtttttttttttttttataaaacggTATATACCGATACCGTATCGAAATATCGGTATATCTTAAAATTTCGGTATAATCGATACCCTAGTTATAtgtaccgaaatttttggtattCCAAAatgttcggtacggtatcggtataaaaaaattatatatcgtAATTTTCGGTACAATATAAGAtacgatatatattttttggtacGATACGATATGGTATGACACCCAATGCGTGAAAGTTAGAAGTT
It encodes:
- the LOC140887502 gene encoding pentatricopeptide repeat-containing protein At1g71210, mitochondrial, translated to MLSKRRKPAMAMRAFLHSPSSASVKKTPAALLSAAQPQSNYASPSYLVSPSNPTTSDRFPSSIHPNDIISQFRDWFMSRRDPIFDRVFQILRTHDDASTDAALSRLNLSLSEALLLDLLSYQKNDILSCLKLFDWAGRQPGFHHTRTTFNAIFRILSKAKLMSVLLDFLQNYMKQRYIYKVRYVNVLVIGYALAGKPETALQLFGRMRFQGYDLDGFAYHVLMNSLVEEGYFDVVETIANQIKARGYQNEFTHSIVIKSYCKQNELEKGEAYLRRLAADNRAELNGDAVTTYVDALCKNHQFDRAALIVEEFRRMGFVSMEQAYDTWIVSLIRVGKLDGALEFLKDKQAVEGYVPDVLRYNILICRLLRENRLEEVYDLLEEMKESEIAPDNITMNAIMCFLCKVGRMDIAMGLYDSREEFGLSVSSMTYNYLINTLLGDGGVEEAYPVLRNSVEQGYLPGLKTLSIIGDALCREGQLDKMKELVLFALDRDIMPNNFVSKFISALCRVRRVEEGYLIHSLLNRLNKPSQRSAYESLINGFSKSSRGDVAARLLIEMQEKGYSPARKLVRDVICCLCRMDDPEKQFFRLLEMLLVHRGSSRQRIYNFFIYGAGQAKKPEFAMQVYELMGRTGLKPDFKSEILLLNSYLRNGNIAHAFHLFHGLSTRRKKRKLWHTMIIGLCKAKRPEHASQILDKMLATKLRPTIECYEELIKISCEMGHFDKAVDTVNNMTRIGRPISSFIGNVFLLHALKGRKLYDAWSYASHKQNLPPVSWMLGHVIGVFSGCAEERYDVEDVEKLIEQCFPIDIYTNNMLLRRLSMKGMDCACEFFDKLVEKGYVPNKWTYDIIVHGLAKVGRTAEARIWMEEMLNRGFELTEITGKMM
- the LOC140892150 gene encoding protein LAZ1 homolog 2; this encodes MESTYLFPFEHPYRHLHVPAIIIAGFFVFISLILSLFLTFRHLRTYNNPAEQKWIVAVIFMVPAYATESIISLCYPKLSLACDILRSCYEAFALYAFGSYLIECLGGELRVLDFLENEAKKQISKPLLEGKKDPRLEQRKYCNFVRRPHVLGKDLFTIIKFGLVQYMILKTLCAFLTIVLELCGVYGDGQFKWYYGYPYITVVLNFSQMWALYCLVQFYNVAHEKLAPIRPLAKFISFKAIVFATWWQGVGIVLLCSFRILPNDGKFKTGMQDFLICIEMAIAAIAHIFVFSAKPYHVVLPSDYGKITTQETKAVVKVKEGDEEKPALVEKKETEVKAPGTSVKESVQDIVVEGGQKVVEDVVLTINQAIEPVHEGVTKIQERIHKIAVSGNGKEKPGVQVLEEHQRNITKEPQV